One part of the Nymphaea colorata isolate Beijing-Zhang1983 chromosome 8, ASM883128v2, whole genome shotgun sequence genome encodes these proteins:
- the LOC116259044 gene encoding methylcrotonoyl-CoA carboxylase beta chain, mitochondrial, with product MLGFLARRALRKPCESACGWIAGRGLTPPLWRWRNSTYAVARCLCVSVLPDGIDRSAESFRRNSEAMDQLLSDLQLQINKVLAGGGAQSVKRNRERNKFLPRERIDRLLDPGASFLELSQLAGHELYDESLPSGGIITGIGAIHGRLCMLVANDPTVKGGTYYPITVKKHLRAQEVAAQCRMPCIYLVDSGGANLPRQADVFPDRDNFGRIFYNQAQMSSHGIPQIALVLGSCTAGGAYIPAMADESVIVKGNGTIFLAGPPLVKAATGEEVSAEDLGGATLHCKISGVADHFADDELHALAIGRNVVKNLHMAGKNGLVNTIPTLSDYRDPLYEVKELRSIAPTDQKQPFDVRNVIARIVDGSEFDEFKKLYGTTLVTGFARIFGQPVGIIGNNGILFTESALKGAHFIELCTQRNIPLIFLQNITGFMVGSRSEASGIAKAGAKMVMAVSCAKVPKITIILGGSFGAGNYGMCGRAYSPNFLFLWPTARISVMGGAQAAGVLVEIEKNNRKRQGKEWSKEEEENFRVKVVEAYEREGSPYFSTARLWDDGIIDPADTRKVLGLCLAASVKPVPEDTKFGVFRM from the exons atgctAGGTTTTCTTGCGAGAAGGGCTCTCCGGAAGCCCTGTGAGAGCGCCTGTGGATGGATAGCTGGACGAGGGCTAACGCCTCCGCTGTGGAGATGGCGGAACTCCACCTACGCGGTCGCGAGATGTCTCTGCGTGAGCGTCCTTCCCGACGGAATCGATCGGTCTGCCGAGTCCTTCCGACGCAATTCCGAGGCCATGGATCAGCTTCTTTCTGATCTTCAGCTTCAGATCAACAAG GTGCTTGCTGGAGGTGGCGCCCAGTCCGTGAAGCGGAACCGTGAGCGGAACAAGTTCCTTCCCCGCGAGAGGATTGATCGCCTTCTTGATCCTGGAGCTTCTTTTCTCGAGCTGTCGCAG CTTGCAGGACATGAGTTGTATGATGAGTCACTACCATCTGGGGGAATTATTACCGGAATAGGAGCTATTCATGGGCGCCTCTGTATGCTTGTAGCCAATGATCCCACTGTTAAAGGTGGAACTTACTACCCCATTACCGTCAAGAAGCACCTGAGGGCTCAAGAGGTTGCTGCACAGTGCAGAATGCCATGCATTTATCTGGTTGATAGTGGTGGTGCTAATCTTCCCAGGCAAGCTGATGTTTTTCCTGATAGAGACAACTTTGGAAGAATTTTCTATAACCAAGCACAGATGTCATCCCATGGCATTCCTCAAATTGCATTAGTTTTAGGTTCATGCACTGCTGGAGGGGCTTACATACCTGCAATGGCTGATGAAAGTGTGATAGTGAAAGGCAACGGAACAATATTTCTGGCTGGTCCTCCGCTTGTGAAG GCTGCTACTGGTGAGGAGGTCTCTGCTGAGGATTTGGGTGGGGCCACTTTGCATTGCAAGATATCGGGGGTTGCTGACCATTTTGCTGATG ATGAGTTGCATGCATTGGCTATTGGGAGGAATGTAGTTAAGAACTTGCATATGGCTGGAAAAAATGGTTTGGTGAATACAATTCCAACTTTGTCTGATTACAGAGACCCTTTATATGAGGTAAAGGAGCTAAGATCTATTGCACCAACTGATCAAAAGCAACCGTTTGATGTTCGAAATGTGATCGCTCGAATTGTTGATGGAAGTGAATTTGATGAGTTTAAGAAGTTGTATGGCACG ACTCTTGTGACTGGATTTGCAAGGATCTTTGGGCAGCCAGTGGGCATCATTGGAAACAATGGCATTTTATTTACTGAATCTGCTCTTAAGGGGGCACATTTCATCGAGCTGTGCACACAGCGAAATATTCCTTTGatatttttgcaaaatattaCTGGATTTATG GTTGGCTCAAGATCTGAGGCAAGTGGAATTGCTAAAGCTGGAGCAAAAATGGTTATGGCAGTCTCTTGTGCTAAG GTGCCTAAAATAACCATTATTCTGGGTGGAAGTTTTGGTGCTGGAAATTATGGAATGTGTGGACGCGCTTATAGtcctaattttcttttcctgtggCCTACGGCAAGAATTTCTGTCATGGGTGGTGCTCAG GCTGCGGGAGTGCTTGTTGAGATTGAGAAGAACAACAGGAAACGGCAAGGCAAAGAG TGGagcaaggaggaagaggagaattTCAGGGTTAAGGTTGTGGAGGCATATGAAAGGGAAGGGAGTCCCTATTTTTCAACTGCAAGGCTTTGGGATGATGGAATTATAGACCCAGCGGACACCAGAAAGGTTTTGGGCCTGTGTCTTGCTGCTTCCGTTAAACCTGTTCCTGAAGATACAAAATTCGGTGTATTCAGAATGTGA